One Pararge aegeria chromosome 4, ilParAegt1.1, whole genome shotgun sequence DNA segment encodes these proteins:
- the LOC120637787 gene encoding proteasome subunit beta type-6-like, protein MAASVVDTYSDPSMSWMNAPHSTGTSIMACEFEGGVVIGADSRTTTGAYIANRVTDKLTKITDHIYCCRSGSAADTQAIADIVTYHLNFHKMELGEPPLVQTAAAIFRELCYNYRDSLVAGILVAGWDKKKGGQIYSVPIGGMVQRQAVSIGGSGSSYVYGYVDANFKPNMSKEEAKKFVTNTLTLAMLRDGSSGGVVRLGVITETGVERLVILGDQLPKFYEG, encoded by the exons ATGGCTGCTTCAGTAGTAGACACTTATTCCGATCCAAGCATGAGTTGGATGAATGCGCCCCACAGCACCGGTACTTCGATTATGGCTTGCGAGTTCGAAGGCGGTGTGGTGATCGGCGCTGATTCTCGCACCACAACCGGCGCGTACATCGCCAACAGAGTTACGGACAAGCTTACAAAGATCACTGACCACATATATTGTTGTCGCTCCGGATCAGCTGCCGACACCCAGGCTATTGCTGATATTGTCACTTATCATTTGA ACTTCCACAAGATGGAACTTGGTGAACCACCTCTAGTTCAAACAGCTGCAGCAATCTTCCGGGAATTGTGCTACAATTATCGTGATTCTCTTGTTGCCGGTATCTTAGTTGCAGGCTGGGATAAGAAAAAAGGAG gACAAATCTACTCGGTGCCAATAGGAGGTATGGTTCAACGTCAAGCTGTTTCTATTGGTGGGTCCGGCTCCTCCTATGTTTACGGTTATGTTGACGCCAACTTCAAACCAAACATGAGTAAGGAAGAAGCGAAGAAGTTTGTCACCAATACTCTTACCTTGGCCATGCTTAGAGATGGTTCTTCAGGTGGTGTGGTTAGACTTGGCGTCATAACGGAGACTGGTGTAGAAAGATTGGTAATCCTTGGTGACCAGTTGCCCAAGTTCTATGAAGGTTGA
- the LOC120623551 gene encoding proteasome subunit beta type-6-like, which produces MHEPVSTGTSIMACEFEDGVVIGADSRTTTGAYIANRVSDKLTRITDYIYCCRSGSAADTQAITDIVTYHLNFHKIEVEDEPLVLTASTIFRELCYNYRDSLEASVLVAGWDNKEGGQIFSIPVGGALVRQAVAIGGSGSSYVYGYVDANFKPNMSKKKAIQFVTNTLTLAMLRDGSSGGVVRLGVITEAGVQRSVILGNQLPKFYEA; this is translated from the exons ATGCATGAACCCGTTAGCACAGGCACTTCGATTATGGCTTGTGAGTTTGAAGATGGAGTGGTGATCGGCGCGGACTCTCGCACCACCACCGGCGCGTATATCGCCAACAGAGTGTCAGACAAACTCACAAGGATTACTGATTACATTTACTGCTGTCGCTCTGGATCAGCTGCGGACACACAGGCCATTACGGATATTGTCACTTACCATTTAA attTTCACAAAATAGAAGTAGAAGATGAACCTCTGGTGCTAACAGCATCAACAATCTTCCGTGAACTTTGCTACAATTATCGAGATTCCTTAGAAGCTAGTGTCTTAGTCGCAGGTTGGGACAACAAGGAAGGAG GACAAATCTTCTCAATACCAGTTGGAGGTGCACTGGTACGGCAAGCAGTCGCCATCGGGGGCTCCGGTTCCTCGTACGTGTATGGCTATGTCGATGCGAACTTCAAACCCAACATGAGCAAGAAGAAAGCTATACAGTTTGTCACGAATACGCTCACCCTAGCTATGTTAAGAGATGGTTCTTCGGGCGGAGTGGTGCGACTAGGTGTTATAACTGAAGCTGGTGTACAAAGATCGGTGATCCTCGGAAATCAGTTGCCTAAATTCTATGAGgcttaa